Proteins from one Amycolatopsis benzoatilytica AK 16/65 genomic window:
- a CDS encoding quinone oxidoreductase family protein — MPTAVQVNRTGGPEVLEIAEVEPGSPGAGELLVDISAAGVNYIDTYQRQGIYPIPLPFVLGNEGAGTVAEVGEGVTDFAPGDRVTWQGALGSYAQRAVVPAAAAVRVPEGVSDEIAAATMLQGMTAHYLVRSTYEVQPGDSILVHAAAGGVGLLLVQLAKARGARVLCTVSTDEKAELARGAGADQVIRYDREDFAKAARELTDGEGVAVVYDGVGKDTFDGSLASLKIRGTLALFGAASGPVPPVDPQRLNSGGSLFLTRPTLVHYLRTREELDWRAGELFAAVQDGSLNIRIGGRYPLADARRAHEDLQGRRTTGKLLLIP; from the coding sequence ATGCCGACCGCAGTGCAGGTGAACCGGACCGGCGGCCCGGAAGTGCTGGAAATCGCCGAGGTCGAGCCCGGCTCGCCGGGTGCCGGGGAACTGCTGGTGGACATCTCCGCGGCCGGCGTGAACTACATCGACACCTATCAGCGCCAGGGCATCTACCCGATCCCGCTTCCGTTCGTCCTCGGCAACGAGGGCGCGGGGACGGTGGCCGAGGTCGGCGAGGGCGTCACGGACTTCGCACCGGGCGACCGCGTGACCTGGCAGGGAGCGCTCGGCAGCTACGCACAACGCGCCGTGGTCCCGGCAGCCGCCGCGGTGCGTGTGCCCGAAGGAGTGTCCGACGAGATCGCCGCGGCCACGATGCTGCAGGGGATGACCGCGCACTACCTGGTGCGATCCACTTACGAAGTCCAGCCGGGCGACTCCATCCTCGTGCACGCGGCAGCCGGCGGGGTCGGGCTACTGCTCGTGCAGCTGGCCAAAGCGCGCGGCGCGCGCGTCCTCTGCACGGTATCCACCGACGAGAAGGCCGAGCTGGCCCGCGGTGCCGGCGCGGACCAAGTGATCCGCTATGACCGCGAAGACTTCGCCAAGGCCGCTCGCGAGCTGACCGACGGCGAAGGCGTCGCCGTGGTGTACGACGGCGTCGGCAAGGACACTTTCGACGGCAGCCTCGCCAGCCTGAAGATCCGCGGCACGCTCGCGCTGTTCGGCGCGGCCAGCGGCCCGGTGCCGCCGGTCGACCCGCAACGGCTCAACTCCGGCGGTTCGCTGTTCCTGACCCGCCCGACGCTCGTCCACTACCTGCGCACCCGCGAGGAACTGGACTGGCGGGCCGGCGAGCTGTTCGCCGCTGTGCAGGACGGCTCGCTGAACATCCGGATCGGCGGGCGCTACCCGCTCGCCGACGCCCGGCGGGCCCACGAAGACCTGCAGGGCCGCCGGACGACCGGGAAGCTGCTGCTGATCCCCTGA
- a CDS encoding ATP-grasp domain-containing protein, with product MTRSAIFVSCSALPEGDGDEAAVLPALADLGFTVSWAPWDSGADFESADVVVLRAAWDYPERRDEFLSWCESVPALSNPASVVRWNTDKTYLGELLDAGVPTVPVEIVQPGEKPRWPKKPFVVKPSVGAGSRDVARFDVAGPEAEKHVAALHGDGRTALVQPYQSSVDTQGEIAVTYFGGVYSHAFTKSAMLGSGMDASGLYLEEKLAAAVPAPQVRAVAEDALDAACGLLGILRAELLYARVDLVRGDDGRPLVLEIELTEPSLGFRQADAGAPLRFASAVRQQLA from the coding sequence GTGACCCGCTCGGCGATCTTCGTCAGCTGCTCCGCGCTGCCCGAAGGCGACGGCGACGAGGCCGCGGTGCTGCCCGCGCTCGCCGACCTCGGGTTCACGGTCAGCTGGGCGCCCTGGGACTCCGGGGCCGATTTCGAGTCGGCCGACGTCGTCGTGCTGCGTGCCGCCTGGGACTACCCGGAGCGCCGCGACGAATTCCTCAGCTGGTGTGAAAGCGTTCCGGCGCTGAGCAACCCGGCGTCGGTGGTGCGCTGGAACACCGACAAGACCTATCTCGGCGAGCTGCTCGACGCGGGCGTGCCGACGGTTCCGGTCGAGATCGTGCAACCGGGGGAGAAGCCGCGCTGGCCGAAGAAGCCGTTCGTGGTGAAGCCGTCGGTGGGCGCGGGATCCCGCGACGTGGCCCGGTTCGACGTCGCCGGTCCGGAAGCGGAGAAGCACGTCGCCGCGCTGCACGGCGACGGCCGCACCGCGCTGGTGCAGCCCTATCAGTCCAGTGTGGACACCCAGGGCGAGATCGCGGTGACCTACTTCGGCGGCGTGTACTCGCACGCCTTCACCAAATCCGCGATGCTCGGCTCCGGGATGGACGCGTCCGGGCTGTATCTGGAAGAGAAGCTCGCGGCCGCGGTCCCGGCGCCGCAGGTGCGCGCGGTGGCCGAGGACGCACTGGACGCGGCCTGCGGCCTGCTCGGCATTCTGCGGGCGGAGCTGCTGTACGCGCGGGTCGACCTGGTCCGCGGCGACGACGGGCGTCCCCTGGTACTGGAGATCGAGCTGACCGAGCCGTCGCTGGGCTTCCGGCAGGCCGACGCCGGTGCGCCGCTGCGGTTCGCGTCCGCGGTGCGACAGCAGCTGGCCTAG
- a CDS encoding helix-turn-helix domain-containing protein: MPPEEPHRIEIRLDALLAERGMTVAELADRVGITPVNVSVLKNGRAKAIRFSTLSKICEVLDCQPGDLLVFRRD, translated from the coding sequence ATGCCGCCCGAGGAACCGCACCGCATCGAGATCCGGCTCGACGCGCTCCTCGCCGAGCGCGGCATGACCGTCGCCGAGCTGGCCGACCGGGTAGGCATCACCCCGGTCAACGTGTCCGTGCTGAAAAACGGGCGCGCCAAAGCGATCCGGTTCTCGACGCTGTCCAAGATCTGCGAAGTCCTGGACTGCCAGCCGGGCGACCTGCTGGTCTTCCGGCGGGACTAG
- a CDS encoding acyl-CoA desaturase, whose protein sequence is MPTAPARPVKPLVSGRRGPAEMIVLKTFLLVPFAALIAAVPLLWGWGIGWTDVILATVFYVLGTLGVTVGYHRYFTHGAFKAGRPLRIALAIAGSMAVQGSVIFWVASHRRHHAFSDREGDPHSPWLFGTSPAALLRGFWHAHMGWMFQREVTNADRFAPDLVSDGDLRLVNRFFWLWITLSLGLPAALGWALSGTWQGALTAFFWAGLVRIAFLHHVTWSVNSVCHLIGDRPFASRDRAANFWPLALLSMGESWHNSHHADPTCARHGVLRGQVDVSARVIWLFERFGWATDVRWPRPERLAAKRVQP, encoded by the coding sequence ATGCCGACCGCCCCTGCTCGCCCTGTCAAGCCGCTCGTCTCCGGTCGGCGCGGGCCGGCCGAGATGATCGTGCTCAAGACCTTTCTGCTCGTTCCGTTCGCTGCCCTGATCGCCGCCGTGCCGTTGCTCTGGGGGTGGGGCATCGGCTGGACCGACGTGATTCTCGCGACCGTCTTCTATGTGCTCGGCACGCTCGGCGTCACCGTCGGCTACCACCGCTATTTCACCCACGGCGCGTTCAAAGCCGGCCGTCCGCTGCGGATCGCGCTGGCCATCGCGGGCAGCATGGCGGTGCAGGGTTCGGTCATCTTCTGGGTGGCCAGCCACCGACGGCACCACGCCTTCTCCGACCGCGAAGGCGACCCGCACTCCCCGTGGCTGTTCGGCACGTCGCCGGCCGCTCTGCTGCGCGGGTTCTGGCATGCGCACATGGGCTGGATGTTCCAGCGCGAGGTGACCAACGCCGACCGGTTCGCGCCGGATCTCGTCAGCGATGGCGATCTGCGCCTGGTGAACCGGTTCTTCTGGCTGTGGATCACGCTCAGCCTCGGCCTCCCGGCCGCGCTCGGCTGGGCGCTCAGCGGGACCTGGCAGGGCGCGCTGACCGCGTTTTTCTGGGCCGGGCTGGTCCGCATCGCGTTCCTGCACCACGTCACCTGGTCGGTGAACTCGGTCTGCCATCTGATCGGCGACCGGCCGTTCGCCAGCCGCGACCGGGCGGCGAACTTCTGGCCGCTGGCGCTGCTGTCGATGGGCGAGTCCTGGCACAACTCGCACCACGCCGACCCGACCTGTGCCCGGCACGGCGTCCTGCGCGGCCAGGTCGACGTCTCGGCCCGGGTGATCTGGCTGTTCGAGCGGTTCGGCTGGGCGACCGACGTCCGCTGGCCGCGCCCGGAGCGGCTGGCCGCGAAACGAGTCCAGCCCTGA
- a CDS encoding COX15/CtaA family protein: MSLSSLIARLPYPSASVQRAVAIAAIVAQAGIGVTGSVVRVTGSGLGCNTWPKCIGSSLVPVHHDGIAAINQWIEFSNRMLTGVVIAVAALAVITAWRVQVDHPERRRLVKLAWTMPGGVVLQAVLGGFTVLAKLEWWTVAIHFLASTPLVWLAVVLLKAFNEGDEAAKPLVPPIGRQMLVLLTVLMWAVLIAGTTVTGAGPHSGDINTHRLDVPIDLLARVHSGLLIAYLVVLGVFGLTLMRVGAPKSVWKRYAWVWIIALLQGVLGTVQYALGVPEAMVSFHVLGSALVIVATAVLWTGTRDRGPVTSLEPAEKRELASAS, encoded by the coding sequence GTGTCCCTCAGCAGTTTGATCGCGCGCCTGCCGTATCCGTCCGCGTCGGTCCAGCGGGCCGTCGCGATCGCCGCCATCGTCGCGCAGGCCGGGATCGGCGTGACCGGGTCGGTCGTCCGGGTCACCGGGTCCGGCCTCGGCTGCAACACCTGGCCGAAGTGCATCGGCAGCAGTCTGGTGCCGGTGCACCACGACGGGATCGCCGCGATCAACCAGTGGATCGAGTTCTCCAACCGGATGCTCACCGGCGTGGTCATCGCGGTCGCGGCGCTCGCGGTCATCACCGCGTGGCGGGTGCAGGTCGACCACCCGGAGCGCCGCCGCCTGGTGAAGCTCGCCTGGACGATGCCCGGCGGCGTCGTGCTGCAAGCCGTCCTCGGCGGGTTCACGGTGCTCGCGAAGCTGGAGTGGTGGACGGTCGCGATCCACTTCCTGGCGTCCACGCCGCTGGTGTGGCTGGCGGTAGTGCTGCTGAAGGCGTTCAACGAAGGCGACGAGGCCGCCAAGCCGCTGGTGCCGCCGATCGGCCGGCAGATGCTGGTGTTGCTGACGGTGCTGATGTGGGCCGTGCTGATCGCCGGCACGACCGTCACCGGCGCGGGCCCGCACAGCGGCGACATCAACACGCACCGGCTGGACGTCCCGATCGACCTGCTGGCGCGCGTGCACAGCGGGCTGCTGATCGCGTACCTGGTCGTGCTCGGGGTGTTCGGACTGACGCTGATGCGCGTAGGCGCGCCGAAGAGCGTGTGGAAGCGGTACGCGTGGGTGTGGATTATCGCGCTGTTGCAAGGGGTTCTCGGGACCGTGCAGTACGCGCTGGGCGTCCCGGAGGCGATGGTGTCCTTCCACGTGCTGGGGTCGGCATTGGTGATCGTGGCGACCGCGGTGCTGTGGACCGGCACCCGAGACCGCGGACCGGTGACTTCGCTCGAGCCCGCGGAGAAGCGGGAACTCGCCTCCGCGAGCTGA
- a CDS encoding ABC transporter permease, translating into MSSPFPAGTFTPAPGRGSLGRMLRTHARVEAALTLRHGEQLLLTLIIPLALLIGLSELNILPASQLGATSKVDWMTPRILALAVMSSAFTGQAIALGFDRRYGVLKRLSATALPRWLLVAGRLVAALVVVLLQSVVLGVVAAFLGWSPSPAGLGSAIVLLVLGTLAFGALGVLLGGALRAEAVLALANIVWFVLLLAGGILLAPSALPSGIGFLVELLPSGALAEGMRSALVDGQFPFADAAVLVAWAAVAGAAATRTTKLT; encoded by the coding sequence ATGAGTTCTCCGTTCCCGGCAGGCACTTTCACCCCCGCGCCCGGCCGCGGGTCGCTCGGCCGGATGCTGCGCACGCACGCCCGGGTCGAGGCCGCGCTGACCCTGCGCCACGGCGAGCAGCTGCTGCTCACCCTGATCATCCCGCTCGCCCTGCTGATCGGGTTGAGCGAACTGAACATCCTGCCCGCCAGCCAGCTCGGTGCGACGTCCAAAGTGGACTGGATGACGCCGAGGATCCTCGCGCTGGCGGTGATGTCCTCGGCGTTCACCGGACAGGCCATCGCGCTCGGTTTCGACCGCCGGTACGGCGTGCTGAAGCGGCTTTCCGCGACCGCGCTGCCGCGCTGGCTGCTCGTGGCCGGGCGGCTGGTGGCAGCGCTCGTCGTGGTGCTGCTGCAGTCCGTGGTGCTCGGCGTGGTGGCGGCCTTCCTGGGCTGGTCGCCGTCGCCGGCCGGACTCGGCTCGGCGATCGTGCTGCTGGTGCTCGGGACACTGGCGTTCGGCGCGCTCGGCGTGCTGCTGGGCGGCGCGCTGCGGGCCGAAGCGGTGCTGGCGCTGGCGAACATCGTCTGGTTCGTGTTGTTGCTGGCCGGCGGGATCCTGCTGGCACCGTCCGCACTGCCGTCCGGAATCGGGTTCCTGGTGGAGCTGCTGCCGTCCGGCGCGCTCGCGGAAGGCATGCGCTCGGCTTTGGTGGACGGACAGTTCCCGTTCGCGGACGCCGCGGTACTCGTCGCCTGGGCCGCGGTAGCGGGCGCGGCGGCCACCCGCACCACCAAACTCACCTGA
- a CDS encoding ABC transporter ATP-binding protein: MDNPAVEITGLVKSYGSTTAVDGLDLRMERGSLLALLGPNGAGKTTTVEVCEGFRRPDAGQVRVLGLDPVSQSAQLRPRVGIMPQGGGAYPGVRAEEMLRLVASCAAHPHDPAWLLDVLGLSSAKRTPFKRLSGGQQQRLSLACALVGRPELVFLDEPTAGMDPQARRLVWDLLAALRADGVSVLLTTHLMEEAETLADQVVIVDHGKVVVQGTPHSLTLESGEAAQLRFRARTRLDTTLLEAALPEGYHVSESAPGSYLVEGAVDPQVVSAVTAWCAQQGVLPEQLQVGRRTLEEVFLELTGRELRA, from the coding sequence GTGGACAACCCCGCCGTCGAGATCACCGGCCTGGTGAAAAGCTACGGCTCCACCACCGCAGTCGACGGTCTCGACCTGCGCATGGAGCGCGGTTCCCTGCTGGCCCTGCTCGGGCCGAACGGCGCCGGAAAAACCACTACTGTCGAGGTTTGCGAAGGATTCCGCCGTCCTGACGCGGGCCAGGTGCGCGTGCTCGGCCTCGATCCGGTCTCCCAGAGCGCCCAGCTGCGCCCGCGGGTCGGCATCATGCCGCAGGGCGGCGGCGCGTACCCGGGCGTGCGCGCCGAGGAAATGCTGCGGCTGGTCGCTTCCTGCGCCGCCCATCCGCACGATCCCGCGTGGCTGCTCGACGTGCTCGGGCTGTCGAGCGCGAAGCGGACCCCGTTCAAACGGCTCTCCGGCGGGCAGCAGCAACGCCTTTCGCTGGCCTGCGCGCTGGTCGGCCGCCCCGAGCTGGTGTTCCTCGACGAGCCCACCGCCGGCATGGACCCGCAGGCGCGGCGGCTGGTCTGGGACCTGCTCGCGGCGCTGCGCGCGGACGGCGTGAGCGTGCTGCTCACCACGCACCTGATGGAGGAAGCGGAGACGCTCGCCGACCAGGTGGTGATCGTGGACCACGGCAAGGTCGTCGTCCAAGGCACGCCGCATTCGCTGACGCTGGAATCGGGCGAAGCGGCGCAGCTGCGCTTCCGCGCCCGCACCAGACTCGACACCACGCTGCTCGAAGCCGCGTTGCCGGAGGGCTATCACGTCTCCGAGTCCGCGCCCGGCTCGTATCTCGTGGAGGGCGCCGTCGACCCGCAAGTGGTGTCGGCGGTCACCGCGTGGTGCGCACAACAGGGCGTACTGCCCGAACAGCTGCAAGTCGGGCGGCGGACGCTCGAAGAAGTCTTCCTCGAACTCACCGGACGGGAATTGCGCGCATGA
- the mptB gene encoding polyprenol phosphomannose-dependent alpha 1,6 mannosyltransferase MptB, with amino-acid sequence MPAAVRPRRGEPLDGAERRGLDVVRRFGTVGSLFLALGSLGAGAAPVINPVQELPVLRLFTRIPTVSLAIAFSGMGILVLSWLMLGRFARPASARTATSGQLARTIAMWVAPLLVIPPLFSRDVYSYLAQSEIVHRGMDPYQLGPAQALGVADPLTSGVTNIWRETPAPYGPLLLRLGGWLAPVGGNNIVVGVLLQRGLALIGVILIVWALPRLAKRFGVPPATALWLGGANPLLIFHFVAGAHNDSLAIGLMVAGLELGIRKLPMRVQGDRPPPLAKGELLYIALAVVVITVGATIKVPAVLALPFLSVMVARRWHGRLKDLFRAGAPMALLFAVVLVGICFGTGLGFGWVGTTLSTPGLVRSWISPTAEAANLAGVLGIALGLGNHTDSLVPIFGVLGNVLTAVVTFKFLWASFNWRYRPIIGLGVSLGMAMILQISLQPWYLLWAVIPLAAAAGTSRFWVLATVVSAGLPFLLPPTGDTFAGRSYVLPWAYGAAALVTLGGLAIVYKLSPLLLSRTRPASPAPRVPADVVS; translated from the coding sequence GTGCCCGCCGCGGTCCGCCCGCGCCGTGGCGAGCCGCTGGACGGCGCCGAGCGCCGCGGCCTCGACGTGGTCCGCCGGTTCGGCACCGTCGGCTCGCTGTTCCTCGCGCTCGGCTCGCTCGGAGCCGGAGCCGCGCCGGTGATCAACCCGGTGCAGGAGCTGCCGGTGCTGCGGCTGTTCACCCGGATCCCGACAGTGTCGCTGGCGATCGCCTTCTCCGGCATGGGCATCCTGGTGCTGAGCTGGCTCATGCTCGGCCGGTTCGCCCGCCCGGCCAGCGCGCGCACCGCCACCAGCGGCCAGCTCGCCCGCACCATCGCGATGTGGGTCGCGCCGCTGCTGGTGATCCCGCCGCTGTTCTCCCGCGACGTGTACAGCTACCTCGCGCAGAGCGAGATCGTGCACCGCGGCATGGACCCGTACCAGCTCGGTCCGGCGCAAGCGCTCGGCGTGGCCGACCCGCTCACTTCCGGGGTCACCAACATCTGGCGCGAGACGCCCGCCCCGTACGGCCCGCTGCTGCTGCGGCTCGGCGGCTGGCTGGCGCCGGTAGGCGGCAACAACATCGTGGTCGGCGTGCTGCTCCAGCGCGGCCTGGCGCTGATCGGCGTGATCCTGATCGTGTGGGCACTGCCGCGGCTGGCCAAGCGGTTCGGCGTGCCGCCGGCCACCGCGCTGTGGCTCGGCGGGGCCAACCCGCTGCTGATCTTCCACTTCGTCGCCGGCGCGCACAACGACTCGCTGGCCATCGGCCTGATGGTGGCCGGGCTGGAGCTCGGCATCCGGAAGCTGCCGATGCGGGTGCAGGGCGACCGCCCGCCGCCGCTGGCGAAGGGCGAGCTGCTCTACATCGCGCTGGCCGTCGTGGTCATCACCGTTGGCGCCACCATCAAGGTCCCCGCCGTGCTCGCGCTGCCGTTCCTTTCGGTGATGGTGGCGCGCAGATGGCACGGCCGGCTGAAGGACCTGTTCCGGGCGGGCGCGCCGATGGCGCTGCTGTTCGCGGTCGTCCTGGTCGGCATCTGCTTCGGCACCGGGCTCGGCTTCGGCTGGGTCGGCACCACGCTCAGCACGCCGGGCCTGGTCCGGTCGTGGATCTCCCCGACCGCCGAGGCGGCGAACCTGGCCGGCGTGCTCGGCATCGCGCTCGGGCTCGGCAACCACACCGACTCCCTGGTGCCGATCTTCGGCGTGCTCGGCAACGTGCTGACCGCGGTCGTCACGTTCAAGTTCCTGTGGGCCAGCTTCAACTGGCGCTACCGGCCGATCATCGGCCTCGGCGTCTCGCTCGGGATGGCGATGATCCTGCAGATCAGCCTCCAGCCGTGGTACCTGCTGTGGGCAGTCATCCCGCTCGCCGCGGCGGCCGGCACCTCGCGGTTCTGGGTTCTGGCGACCGTGGTCAGCGCCGGGCTGCCGTTCCTGCTGCCGCCCACCGGCGACACCTTCGCCGGGCGCTCCTACGTGCTGCCGTGGGCCTACGGCGCGGCCGCTTTGGTGACCCTCGGCGGGCTCGCGATCGTGTACAAGCTTTCGCCGCTGCTGTTGTCGAGAACACGTCCGGCGTCCCCGGCACCGCGCGTGCCCGCGGACGTCGTATCGTGA
- a CDS encoding helix-turn-helix domain-containing protein: MKNVGSTSGEYGNLPHAAVSDVPVQVSAVNVAEGRTRHEVARLLLEQGPMTAAVVAEQLGISPTAIRRHLDALQADGEAETRDAPRRGPRGRGRPAKLFLLTEAGRARFGHAYDDLAVSAIRFLAEHAGPDAVRAFAERRVEGLIGPHRQAITGSDDPVERAEALAVALSREGYAASTRQVGAGAPAAHVGAQLCQHHCPVAHVAAEFPQLCEAETEAFAELLGTHVQRLATIARGDNACTTHVPAGPASIPAHPEPDRTTPRESASPTDGHAPRIPNGGKPA, from the coding sequence GTGAAAAACGTCGGAAGCACGTCCGGGGAGTACGGCAACCTGCCGCACGCCGCGGTTTCCGATGTCCCGGTGCAGGTCAGCGCGGTGAACGTAGCCGAGGGCCGCACCCGGCACGAGGTCGCCCGGCTGCTGCTGGAACAGGGCCCGATGACCGCCGCGGTGGTAGCCGAGCAGCTCGGCATCAGCCCGACGGCGATCCGGCGGCACCTCGACGCGCTGCAGGCCGACGGCGAGGCCGAAACCCGCGACGCTCCGCGCCGAGGACCGCGCGGGCGCGGCCGGCCGGCCAAGCTGTTCCTGCTCACCGAAGCGGGCCGGGCCCGGTTCGGGCACGCCTACGACGACCTGGCGGTGTCCGCCATCCGCTTCCTCGCCGAGCACGCCGGGCCGGACGCGGTGCGCGCGTTCGCCGAGCGCCGGGTCGAAGGGCTGATCGGCCCGCACCGCCAGGCCATCACCGGATCGGATGATCCGGTGGAGCGCGCCGAGGCCCTGGCCGTCGCGCTCAGCCGCGAGGGCTACGCTGCCTCGACCCGCCAGGTCGGCGCGGGAGCCCCGGCCGCGCACGTCGGCGCGCAGCTGTGCCAGCACCACTGCCCGGTCGCGCACGTCGCCGCGGAGTTCCCGCAGCTGTGCGAGGCCGAGACGGAAGCCTTCGCCGAGCTGCTGGGCACCCATGTCCAGCGGCTGGCGACCATCGCACGCGGAGACAACGCGTGCACCACACACGTACCCGCCGGACCGGCGAGTATCCCGGCCCATCCCGAGCCGGACCGCACGACGCCCCGAGAATCGGCCTCGCCGACCGACGGGCACGCACCACGGATCCCGAATGGAGGGAAACCCGCATGA
- the sufB gene encoding Fe-S cluster assembly protein SufB, with product MTAAAEQRTPTTEPLSQEETIASLGNYAFGWADSDEAGAIARRGLNEDVVLDISAKKSEPEWMRDARLKALKLFDLKPMPNWGADLSGIDFDNIKYFVRSTEKQAASWEDLPEDIKNTYDKLGIPEAEKQRLVAGVAAQYESEVVYHQIREDLEEQGVLFLDTDSALKQHPEIFREHFGSVIPAGDNKFSALNTAVWSGGSFIYVPKGVHVEIPLQAYFRINTENMGQFERTLIIVDEGAYVHYVEGCTAPIYQSDSLHSAVVEIIVKKGGRCRYTTIQNWSNNVYNLVTKRAKCEEGATMEWIDGNIGSKVTMKYPSVFLMGEHAKGEVLSVAFAGEGQHQDAGAKMEHLAPHTSSTIVSKSVARGGGRTSYRGLVKVAKRAHHSRSSVVCDALLVDTISRSDTYPYVDIRNDEVSMGHEATVSKVSEEQLFYLMSRGLDEAEAMAMIVRGFVEPIARELPMEYALELNRLIELQMEGSVG from the coding sequence ATGACTGCCGCTGCCGAGCAGCGCACTCCCACCACCGAGCCGTTGAGCCAGGAAGAGACCATCGCGTCCCTGGGCAACTACGCCTTCGGCTGGGCGGACTCCGACGAGGCGGGCGCCATCGCCCGTCGCGGACTGAACGAGGACGTCGTCCTCGACATCTCCGCCAAGAAGTCCGAGCCCGAGTGGATGCGCGACGCCCGTTTGAAGGCGCTCAAGCTGTTCGACCTCAAGCCGATGCCGAACTGGGGCGCCGACCTCTCGGGGATCGACTTCGACAACATCAAGTACTTCGTGCGGTCCACCGAGAAGCAGGCTGCCAGCTGGGAAGACCTGCCCGAGGACATCAAGAACACCTACGACAAGCTGGGCATCCCCGAGGCGGAGAAGCAGCGCCTCGTGGCCGGCGTCGCGGCGCAGTACGAGTCCGAGGTCGTCTACCACCAGATCCGCGAGGACCTGGAGGAGCAGGGCGTCCTGTTCCTGGACACCGACTCCGCGCTCAAGCAGCACCCGGAGATCTTCCGGGAGCACTTCGGCTCGGTCATCCCGGCCGGCGACAACAAGTTCTCCGCGCTGAACACCGCGGTGTGGTCCGGCGGCTCGTTCATCTACGTGCCGAAGGGCGTGCACGTGGAGATCCCGCTGCAGGCGTATTTCCGGATCAACACCGAGAACATGGGCCAGTTCGAGCGGACGCTGATCATCGTCGACGAGGGCGCCTACGTGCACTACGTCGAGGGCTGCACCGCGCCGATCTACCAGTCCGACTCGCTGCACTCCGCGGTCGTCGAGATCATCGTGAAGAAGGGCGGCCGCTGCCGCTACACGACGATCCAGAACTGGTCGAACAACGTCTACAACCTGGTCACCAAGCGCGCCAAGTGCGAAGAGGGCGCGACCATGGAGTGGATCGACGGCAACATCGGCTCCAAGGTGACGATGAAGTACCCGTCGGTGTTCCTGATGGGCGAGCACGCCAAGGGCGAGGTCCTCTCGGTCGCGTTCGCGGGCGAGGGCCAGCACCAGGACGCCGGGGCCAAGATGGAGCACCTCGCGCCGCACACGTCCTCGACCATCGTGTCGAAGTCGGTGGCGCGCGGAGGCGGCCGCACCTCCTACCGCGGCCTGGTCAAGGTCGCGAAGCGGGCGCACCACTCGCGTTCCAGCGTGGTCTGCGACGCCTTGCTGGTGGACACGATCTCGCGGTCGGACACGTACCCGTACGTGGACATCCGCAACGACGAGGTGTCCATGGGGCACGAAGCCACCGTGTCCAAGGTCAGCGAAGAGCAGCTGTTCTACCTGATGTCGCGCGGTCTCGACGAGGCCGAGGCGATGGCGATGATCGTGCGCGGGTTCGTCGAGCCCATCGCGCGCGAGCTGCCGATGGAGTACGCGCTCGAGCTGAACCGCCTGATCGAGCTCCAGATGGAAGGGTCCGTCGGCTGA